CCGAAGCTGATCCGGAGTTCGCGCCGATTGCGGAGCGCATCCACGCCAATGTCGGCCTGCAGGGTTTCATGAACCTGGTCGGTGCCGAGCTGTCTGAATTGGCGCGGGGCACCTGCACCCTCGTCGTTGAGCGTCGGCCGGAGCTGCTTCAGCAGCACGGCTTTTTCCATGGCGGCGTCACCGCCTTCCTGGTCGACAACGCCACGACGATCGCGGCCGCCACCTCGCGCGGCCAGCCGGCGCTGACTGCGGAATACAAGCTCAATTTGTTGTCGCCTGCGGTCGGCGAAAAGCTGATCTGTCGGGCAAAGGTGATCAAGCCGGGCCGGCAGGTCGCGGTGGTCGCGGCCGATGTGTTCTGCGTCAGCGACGGCGTCGAGAAACATACGGCTACCGCACTGGCCTCGATCGCGATCCTGAGCGAGGACGTCAAAACGAAAAGCCCGGCTGCGTGAAGCAGCCGGGCTGATTGGCACTCTGTAGTCATTGCCGGGCTTGACCCGGCAATCCATCTTCTTGCGCAGAGTCTGGATGGATGCGCGGGTCGAGCCCGCGCATGACGAGTTGAGCTTGTGGCTTACTTCTCTTCCTCAGCCGGCGCCGGCGCGACGTCGTCGTGCTGGGCTTCCGGATCGAAGAACTCGCCGGCGGCGGCGATCGCCTCGGCGGCTGCGTCGCGGTCCTCGTTGCGGGTGGAGATGTCCTCGCCGCGGTTGATGCGCTCGGCCTCGTCCTGGCTGCGCGCGACCGTGACGGTGATCTCGACCTCGACCTCGGGGTGGACGGCAACGGTGATCGAGTGCTTGCCGATGGTCTTGATCGGTGCGTCGAGCTGGATCTGCGGGCGAGCCAACGAGACGCCGTCGGCTTCGAACGCGATGACGATGTCACGCACGTTGACCGAGCCGAACAGCTGGCCGGCCTCCGAAGCCTGACGGATCACGATGATGTTCTTGCCCTCGATCTTCTCGGCGACCTTGGATGCTTCTGCCTTGGACGCAAGGTTGCGTGCCTCGAGATCGGCCTTCATGCCGTCATACTTGGCGCGGTTGTCGGCGGTGGCGCGCAGCGCCTTGCCGCGCTTGAGCAGGAAGTTGCGCGCATAGCCGTCGCGAACCTTCACGACTTCGCCCATCTGGCCGAGCTTGTTGACGCGTTCCAGCAAAATGACTTCCATATTCGTTCTCCTTTGAAGTGGTCTTGAGTTGCAGTTTTCGAGTTGGACTTAAGGGGTCGGCAGCGGCGGCGGCTGCCGGCTGCGCAGAAAGCGCTCGCGGAAGCCGAACACGGCATCCGCAAGACCGAGAATCACCACCGCGATCAAGGGCCAGCCGAACACGACGACGACGACGTAAAATGAGCCGAGCCAGAACGTGCGGCTCTTGAGCGCCAGCGTCAGCGTGTGCAGCACGGCGAAACCGGTCATCGCATAGCCCATCATCAGCGCGGCCGCGACGATCTGCGCGGCGATCGCGAGCAGGCCGCTTGTAAAGGAGAAGGCGAGAGCGATGCAGAGCGCGACCAGCGTCATCGGCGGCAGCTCCGCCGTCCTGATGTCCGGCCATGGACGGCGCAGCCGGCCCGATGTCGCGGTCACTTTGGCACTGAGCCAGAGGTTGAGCGTCAGCGTCAGCATCGCGATGAGGGTCGCGGTCGCCGGTGCGATGCGCACCAGCACGTCGACGAACCGGCCAGCTTCGCTAGAGGTTTGCGGGTCGGTGGCGCGCAGAAGGCGCATCAGTCCCCGCCGGAGCGAACCGGTGATGGTCTCTGCGTCGGTGCCGAGCGTGAGCAGGGCCGCCATCGTGGTCAGCGCGGCGAAGCCCGCGATCCAGAGCAGGATGCGGCCAACCGGATACCATTCGATCACGGGCTCGGCCTGCGGCGCGGTGATGTCAGGCGCGAGGCTCCCCACCTGCCGACCGAGCAGGACGAGATGACCGAGCCACCAGGCCGGCAAGGCGACCGTGACGGCGAAGGCGATGCAGTAGGGCAGGCCGAACAGGGCACCGAGACCGATCGCGGCGGCAATGCCGCCGAGGCTCGCGCAAAGCGGTCCCCAGCCGATCGAGGCGACCATCAGCGGCAGGGGTGCCAGATAGAACAGGACGAGCGAGATCAGCGCGCCCGAGATGATCGAGGCGAACATCAGGGCCGACGCGGCGCCGGCGATCAAGGCTATCAGCACAAAGGCCATCATCAGCTGTCCCGCTCCCTTCGAGCGGTTAGAGGCATTTCGCCCCAACCATCGGCGACCGGACGACCCGGAAGCCTTATGAGTTCAGATCAAGTGACGACCGGCGGCGCTTGCGGCCGCCGGCCGAATTCGTCTCAGCGAATGACGTAGGGCAGAAGGCCCAGGAAGCGCGCGCGCTTGATGGCACGGGCGAGCTCACGCTGCTTCTTCGCGGACACAGCGGTGATGCGGCTCGGCACGATCTTGCCGCGCTCGGAGACGTAACGCATCAGCAGCTTGGAGTCCTTGTAGTCGATCTTCGGAGCATTGGCGCCCGTGAACGGGCAGCTCTTGCGACGACGGAAAAACGGGCGGCGTGCACCAGCTTCAGCCATTGGTCTTACTCCCCATCCGTGGTTTCAGCTTCATCGCGCGGACGGCGCGGACCGCGATCACCGCGGAAACCGCCCTCGCGGTCGCCACGGAAGCCGCCTTCACGCTCGCCGCGGAAGCCGCCGCCGCGATCGTCACGCTCGCGATCACGGTCGGCCTTGCGCATCATCGCGGACGGACCTTCCTCGAGTTCCTCGACGCGGACGCTGAGATAGCGGATCACGTCTTCGCTGATGCGCTCCTGGCGCTCGATCTCGGCGATCGCCGTGGACGGCGCCTCGATGTTGAGCAGCACGAAGTGCGCCTTGCGGTTCTTGTTCATGCGGTAGGTGAGGGAGCGAACGCCCCAATTCTCGGTCTTGGTGATCTTGCCGCCGAGACCTTCGACGATACCGGTCATCTGCGCAGTCAGCTCTTCGACCTGCTGCGGGCTCGCGTCCTGACGCGCGAGAAAAACATGCTCGTAAAGAGGCATGGACGTCCTTTCCTCATGTTGGCGCATCGCCCGGCGTCAAACCCTTAAGAGGCCTTCGGAAAGGACTCTGGGATCAAGCTCAGAAGGCGGAAACACGGGACGACGGGCCGACTGGCCCTGCCACACCAAAATCACGAATGATTTGCTGAGACCGTCCGTTCAGCTCCCGGCCGGGGTCTGCGGATGCGCGCCTTATACGGATTTTGGCCGGCTTTGCAAGGTTGGCAGCCAAGTTTCGGCGGGGACGCGAGCGAGATCGACCCCTTGATTTATTTGTTTGTATGGCATACAAATAAATCCGCGGGAGGAGCAATGGCCGACAATTCTGCCCCAGTGCCGTTCGAAGCGGGCGCCGGCGACCCCAAGCACGCGGCGCGTGCCACGCGCTCGGCAGGCCGCAAGATGCGCTCGCTGTTGCTGGATGCGGCGAGCCCGCTATTCCGGGAGCGGGGACTTTCGGGCGCCTCGATCACCGACATCGCCGCCGCGGCGAACGCTTTCCCGAGCCAGATCACCTATTACTTCCGCACCAAGGAGGCGTTGTTCGTGGAATGCGCCTGCCGCGAGCTCCTGTATCTCGCGCGTGCGACCGAGCAGGCAGCGCTGACCGCGCGCACGCCGCGGGAATACACCCACGCGCTGGCCGAGACGGTCACGGTGGGCGATTCGGTCGCCTTCTTCGCTGAAGCTTTGACGCTGACGCGACGGCGCCAGGATCTCGCGCCGTTGGTCGAGCGCACCATTGAGCGCCTGCACAGCGAAGGCGCGCGCGCCTATGCGAGCCAGGTCGAGCGGCACGGCTGGCGTTCCCTGCGTGCGCCGGACGAAAGCTCGCGGCGGTTCTGGGCCGTCGCCATCGGTGTCATCCTCGAAGGCTACGCCATGGGCCGATCGCCGGAGGAGCTCTGCGCCGAGATGCTGCGTGTGCTCGGCGAGCAGGCGAAATCCACGGGCGAAGCCGCGCGACTGCGTCTCGTCGAGGAGCACGGCACGTCAACCACATCGGATGGGGAGGGTTAGGCCATGACCGCGCTTCGCATGCGTGCCCGCGATTTCCTGACGGACGATCAACTGGCCGACGTGCGGCAGCGCGTGACCTGGAAAGGCATTGCGCTGATCGCGCATGCCTGGGCACTGATCGCAGGCGCGATCGCACTGGTGGCGTGGTGGCCCAATCCGATCACCTATATTGTCGCCGTCGCCATCATCGGCTCGCGCCAGCTCGGGCTCGCTATCCTCATGCATGACGGTGCCCATGGCTGCCTGTCCGCCGACGAGAAAACCAATCTGACGCTGAGCCAGTGGTTCTGCGCCTATCCGCTGTTTGCGGAGACGCGCAGCTACCGGCGCTACCACTTGCAGCATCACGCGCGCACGCAGCAGGAGGACGATCCCGATCTCGTGCTGTCGGCGCCGTTTCCGATCACCGGGCTGAGCTACCGCCGCAAGTTCATCCGCGACATCACCGGGCAGACTGGCTACCAGCAGCGCAAGGCGCAATTGCTCAACGCGCTCGGGCCGAAGGACTGGCCATGGCGGCAGCGGGCGGCGCATTTCTGGGAGAAGCTCGGCCCGCAATGCGTGGTCAATGCGATCATGTTTGCGGCGCTCGCTGCGGCCGGCGTGTGGTGGGCTTATCCGCTGCTCTGGCTGGTGCCGCTGCTGACCTGGATGATGGTCATCACCCGTGTCCGCAACATCGCCGAGCATGCCGTCGTCCCCGACAGCAATGACCCCCTGCGCAACACCCGCACCACGCATGCCAATTTCCTCGAGCGGCTGTTCATCGCGCCGTATTACGTGAACTATCATCTCGAGCATCACCTGTTGTTCTACGTGCCCTGCTACAACCTGCCGAAGGTGCATCGCCTGCTCAGCGCCAGCCGGCACGCGGGCCGCATGGAGGTGCAGCCGGGCTACGCTGCAGTGCTGCGGCTCGCGACGGCAAAGCCGAACCAGGACGATCGGCCCGGGCCATTGGTCAACAGCGCGCGCCGCGCGCGGGCGGGGGCAGAGATCGACGCCAACCAGACGGCCGGCGGATTCTAGGGACCCTCATCCCGGTTGAATGCCTGTGGGTTTCCATCCCTGGCTTGACAGTCCGACCCCGGACAGTGTCTACGGCCCCCTTTGGAGCGTGATCCGGAACCTTGGCCCGCGGCCGCGCGTAATCGGCTGCCGGTTCTCAGGAGGATCATGCCCGACAAGAGGGAGCGCCGATGACGGCAGCATTCACATTTCCGGGGCAGGGATCCCAGGCGGTCGGCATGGGGAAGGCTTTGGCCGACGCCTTTCCGGTCGCGCGCGCCGTATTCGATGAGGTCGATGCCGCCCTCGGTGAGAAGCTGACGGCAACCATCTGGGATGGCCCGGCCGAAACCCTCCAGCTCACCGAAAATGCCCAGCCGGCGCTGATGGCGGTGTCTATCGCTACCCTGCGCGTGCTGGAGGCCGAGGCTGATTTTTCCGTCGGGCGGGACGCGGCCTTCGTGGCCGGGCACTCCCTCGGTGAATATTCGGCGCTGGCGGCGGCCGGCAGCCTGACGATTTCGGACACCGCGCGGTTGCTTCGCACTCGCGGTCTCGCAATGCAGAAAGCCGTGCCGGTCGGGGCCGGCGCAATGGCCGCGCTGCTCGGCCTCGACTATGAGGCCGCCATGGCGGTCGCGGGCGAGGCGGCGCAGGGGCAGGTCTGCCAGGCTGCCAACGACAATGGCGGCGGACAGGTGGTGGTCTCCGGCGACAAGGCCGCGGTCGATCGCGCCGTCGAGATCGCCAAGGGCAAGGGCGCCAAGCGCGCGATGCTGCTGCCGGTGTCTGCACCGTTCCATTGCAAGCTGATGCAGCCTGCAGCCGACGCCATGGCGGAGGCACTCGCGAAGGTCACGATCAAGCCGCCGGCGGCGCCGCTGGTCTCCAACGTGCTGGCGAGCGCCATCACCGATCCCGACGAGATCCGCCGCCGTCTGGTCGAGCAGGTCACCGGCACGGTCCGCTGGCGCGAGTCGGTTGCCTATATGGCGGGGCAGGGCGTCACCCGGTTCTTCGAGATCGGCGCCGGCAAGGTGCTCACGGGCCTCGTCAAGCGCATCGCGGACGGAGCCGTCGGCGTCGCGGTCGGTGGTCCCAACGACATTGCCGCCGCCAAGGATGCATTGGCCGCTGCCAAGCAGGGCTAAAGGAGTTATTGATGTTCGATCTGACTGGCAAAAAGGCGCTCGTCACCGGCGCGACCGGCGGCATCGGAGGCGCGATCGCGCTGGCGCTGCACGCGCAGGGCGCGACCGTCGCGCTCTCCGGAACGCGCAAGGAGGTGTTGGATGAGCTTGCCGGCAAGCTTGGCGAGCGCACCTTCGTGCTGCCTTGTAATCTTTCCAAGGCCGACGAGGTCGAGGCGCTGGTGCCCGCAGCGGAAGCTGCCATGGGCCAGGTCGACATCCTCATCGCCAATGCCGGCATCACCCGGGACAATCTCTTCGTGCAGCTGCGCGACGAGGACTGGGAGGAGGTCATCAACGTCAATCTGACCGCGACCTTCCGCCTGGCGCGTGCCGCGACCAAATTGATGATGCGCAAGCGCTTCGGCCGCATCATCGCCATCACCTCGGTGGTCGGCGTCACCGGCAATCCCGGGCAGGGCAACTACACCGCGTCCAAGGCCGGCCTGATCGGCATGATCAAGACGTTGGGCGCCGAATACGCCAAGCGCGGCGTCACCGCCAATTGCATTGCGCCCGGCTTCATCAAGACGCCGATGACGGATGCGCTCAACGACAAGCAGCGCGAAACGATTCTGACCAAGGTTCCGGCCGCCCGGCTGGGGACGCCCGAGGACATTGCGGCGGCCGCGGTCTACCTGAGTTCGAACGAAGCGGCTTACGTCACCGGACAGACCATCCACGTCAACGGCGGCATGGCCATGATCTGACGCTTCATTCCGCGCCGCCCAATGGAGCTGGTGCCGGATGTGGCAAACGGCCGTTTTCGGTGTGAAATGAGGCTTGTAGTCAAGGCAATTGAAGTGTGATAACCGGACCTTCAACGGATGGGCAAAGAACGCCATTGCAGGTTTTTGAAACCCTGTATATTGGCGATGCGGAGCCTTGGCCGTCGTTCGCCGGGCCTTGCATCGGTTAGGATGGGGCCAAATCAAAGTTCGTAAGCGAAGGCAGTCAAACGACCACGACGGCTCGTATCGTCCCGGGGGGTCGGGTCTACAGGGAACAACACGAGGTTAAGCAATGAGTGACATTGGCGAGCGGGTTAAGAAGATCGTGGTCGAACACCTTGGTGTTGAACCCGAGAAGGTTGTCGACAACGCGAGCTTCATCGACGACCTCGGCGCCGACAGTCTGGACACCGTCGAACTGGTGATGGCGTTCGAAGAGGAATTCGGTTGCGAGATTCCGGACGACGCCGCGGAAACGATTCTCACCGTCGGCGACGCCACGAAGTTTCTCGAGAAGAACGCGAAGAGCTAAGGCTCTTCATTTCGCGGGGACAACATTGAAACCGGACGGGCCGCTTCCCAGCGGTCAGCCGGTTTCTTGTTATTGGCCGTGAATCTTTCGATACGGAGTTTTCGGATATGAGGCGGGTCGTCGTCACGGGTCTTGGCATGGTGTCGCCACTCGGCTGTGGCGTCGAGCCGACCTGGAAACGCATCCTCAACGGCGAAAGCGGTGCGCGTCCGATCGAGAGCTTCGATGTCTCCGATCTGCAGACCAAATACGCCTGCACCGTCGTGCGCGGCGACGGTACCAACGGCACTTTCAATCCCGATATCTGGATGGAGCCGAAGGACCAGCGCAAGGTCGACGACTTCATCATCTTCGGCATGGCTGCCGCCGGCCAGGCGCTCGATGATGCCAACTGGCATCCCGAGACCGAGGAAGAGAAGTGCGCGACCGGCACCATGATCGGGTCCGGCATCGGCGGCCTCAACGGCATCGCCGACACCGCGATCCTGCTCAAGGAGCGCGGGCCGCGCCGGGTGTCGCCGTTCTTCATTCCGGGCCGCCTGATCAATCTCGCCTCCGGCTATGTCTCGATCGCGCATGGGCTGAAGGGGCCGAACCATTCGGTTGTCACGGCCTGCTCGACCGGCGCGCATGCGGTCGGCGATGCCGCCCGCCTGATCGCGCTCGGCGATGCCGACGTCATGGTGGCCGGCGGAGCTGAGTCGCCGATCAGCCGCATCGGCATTGCCGGCTTCAATGCTGCGCGCGCGCTGTCGACCGGCTTCAATGAGACGCCCGAGAAAGCCTCGCGTCCCTACGACAAGGACCGCGACGGCTTCGTGATGGGTGAGGGCGCCGGCGTCCTGGTGCTCGAGGAGCTCGAGCACGCCAGGCGCCGCGGCGCGAAGATCTACGCCGAGGTGATCGGCTACGGCCTTTCCGGCGATGCCTATCACATCACGTCGCCGTCGCCTGATGGCGATGGCGGCTTCCGCAGCATGTCGGCGGCGCTCAAGCGTGCCGGCCTCACGGCTGCCGACCTCGACTACATCAACGCGCACGGCACCTCGACACCGCTCGGCGACGAGATCGAACTCGGTGCGGTCGAGCGCCTGCTCGGCAATGCCGCTTCCAAGGTCGCGATGTCCTCGACCAAGTCGTCGACCGGTCATCTCCTCGGCGCGGCCGGTGCGATCGAAGCGATCTTCGCCATTCTCGCGATTCGCGATAATGTCGTGCCGCCGACCATCAACCTCGACAATCCGTCGGTCGAGACCGCGATCGATCTCGTGCCGCACACCGCGAAGAAGCGTGAGGTCAACGTCGCCTTGTCGAACTCTTTCGGTTTTGGCGGCACCAATGCGTCGGTGATCGTCCGGCGTCTGACCAGTTAGTTTGTATTTGAGACGAATCCACCGTTTTGCCGTATTCGGCGATAGTCATAGAAGTGGGCGCGTGCATTTGGCTCGGCAAGTGATTGTCAGGCCGCGATTGAACCGGCAGGATTCAGGTTGCTTCGATGAGTGAAAGGCCGCCCATTTCGCCCCGGAGTCCGCGGGCAGCGCTGGAGCCCGAGCAGGTCCCGCCGCCGCCGAAGCGATCGGACCGTGCGCGCAATCCGTTCGTGGTGGTCGGCAATGCCATCATCACGCTGCTGCTGATCGCCATGCTCGGCGCCGGCGGCGTCTATTATTACGGCCGGCAGGTGCTGGAAGCGCCCGGCCCGCTGAAGGAAGACAAGATCGTCAACATCCCGCAGCGCGCGGGCAAACGCGACATCGCCGAGACCCTGAACAGGGAAGGCGTCACCGACATCAATCCCTGGGTGTTCATCGCCAGCGTCGCCGCGTTGAAGGCGAGCTCGGATCTCAAGCCCGGCGAATATTCGTTCCAGAAGAACGCATCCTTGCGCGACGTCATCGCCACCATTGTCGAGGGCAAGGTGGTGCAGCATTCCGTCACGGTTCCCGAGGGCCTGACCTCCGAGCAGATCGTGGCACGGCTGTCCGACAACGACATCTTCACCGGCAGCGTGCGTGAGCTGCCGCGCGAGGGCACGCTGCTGCCGGAGACCTACAAGTTCCCGCGCGGCACCACGCGCGAGCAGGTGATCCAGCGCATGCAGCAGACGCACAAGCGCGTGCTGGCCGAGATCTGGGAGCGCCGCAACCAGGACATTCCGGTGAAGTCGCCGGAGCAGCTGGTCACGCTCGCCTCCATCGTCGAGAAGGAGACCGGCAGGGCGGACGAGCGCAGCCGCGTCGCCGCCGTATTCGTCAACCGCCTGAAGCAGAGGATCAAGCTGCAGTCCGATCCGACCATCATCTACGGGCTCGTCGGCGGCAAGGGCACGCTGGGCCGTCCGATCAAGCGCAGCGAGATCACGCAGCCCTCGCCCTACAACACCTATGTCATCGAGGGTCTGCCGCCGGGTCCGATCGCCAACCCCGGCCGCGCCTCGCTTGAGGCCGCCGCCAATCCGGCCCGCACCCGCGACCTGTTCTTCGTCGCCGACGGCACGGGCGGCCACGCCTTCACCGAAACCTACGACGCGCACCAGAAAAACGTCGCCAAGCTCCGCGCGATGGAGAAGCAGATCCAGAACGATACGGTCGAGCCGGCCGAGGACGCGCAGCCCCCGGCCGCCGCGACGCCTGCGACCGGCGATACGCCGACAGCGACCACGCCGGCGCGGCCCAATCAGCAGAAGAAGCAACCCTCACGGCCTGCCAATCCTGCTGCTCCCGCCAATCCCGCGCCGGCGCGGCAGGGCGCGGTGCAGTCCTCGCCGCCGGTGGTGCAGCGCTAACGCATGATCCGGGAAGTGCGCAGCGGTTTTCCGGAAAGATCACGCGTAAACAACAACCTAAAGCGCGATGACAATTCATCCAGCTCCCATCGCGCTTTAGACTGACGCAGACCTGCCCACGGCATTGCGGATTCCACTTTCCGGCAAAATAGTCTTAAGATTCGCGTGGCTTGATGCCTCGCGAATCCCGTGTTCCTGGAGAATTTCAATCGATGGCGCTGTCGTCCATGACCGGCTTTGCCCGAAGCCACGGCGCGAGCGGGCCGTATACGTTCGAATGGGAATTGAAGTCGGTCAACGCCAAGGGGTTTGACCTTCGGGTGCGGCTGCCCCAGGGGTTCGACGAGGTCGAGGCCCACGCCAAGAAGCGCGCCGGCGAGCTGTTGTCGCGCGGCACCGTCTACGCCAATCTCAACGTCAAGCGTGCCAACGCGGCCGCCACGGTCCGCGTCAACGAGGACGTGCTCAACGCCGTCCTGAAGGCGGCCGCGTTGATCTCCGGCAGGGTCGACGCCGTGGCGCCGAGCATCGACGGCCTGCTCGCCATCAAGGGCGTGGTCGAGGTCGCCGAGCCCGAGGGCGACGAGGAGGAGGACAAGGCCGCGCGTGCCGCCGTCGCCGAGGCCTTCGACAAGGCGCTCGCAGATCTCGTCGAGATGCGCAAGCGCGAGGGGACTTCGCTCGGGCAGATCCTGACCCAGCGCGTCGATGAGATCGAGCTGTTGGCGAAGAAGGCGGAAGGCTCGCCCGGCCGCAAGCCGGAGGCGATCAAGGCCAAGCTCGCCGAACAGATCGCGGCGCTGCTCGACACGTCCGATCGTTTCGATGCCGACCGCCTGATGCAGGAGGCGATCCTGATCGCGACCAGGGCCGACATCCGCGAGGAGCTCGACCGCATCGCTTCGCACGTCGCGCAGGCGCGCGAGCTGATCGGCAAGGGTGGCCCGATCGGCCGCAAGCTCGACTTCCTGGCGCAGGAGTTTCACCGCGAGGTCAACACCTGCTGCTCGAAGTCGAACGACATCGAGCTCACCAATACGGGCCTCGCCATGAAGAACGTGGTCGAGCAGTTCCGCGAGCAGGTCCAGAATCTGGAGTGATCGATGACGACGGGCGGCCACGGAACTGACGGTGTCGAGCGGCGCGGCTTGATGTTCGTGCTGTCGTCGCCTTCGGGCGCGGGCAAGACGACGCTGTCGCGTCTCTTGATCGAGCGGATGCCAGGCCTGAAAATGTCGGTCTCCGCGACGACGCGCGCGATGCGGCCGGGTGAGGTCAACGGCAAGGACTACACGTTCGTCGACAAGACGACGTTTGATGCGATGGTGAAAGCCGACGAGCTCCTGGAATGGGCGACGGTGTTCGACAACAGCTACGGTACACCGCGTGGTCCCGTCGATGCGGCGCTGTCGGCGGGGCAGGATGTGCTGTTCGATATCGACTGGCAGGGCACTCAGCAACTGAAACAGAAGGCGCGCGCCGACGTCGTCAGCGTCTTCATCCTGCCGCCCTCGGCGGCCGATCTCGAGAAGCGCCTGCACTCGCGCGCGCAGGATTCCGACGAGGTGATCCGCAAGCGGATGAGCCGCGCCAGCGACGAGATGAGCCACTGGGCCGAGTACGATTACATCGTGATCAACCACGACGTCGACGAAGCCTTCGCCGAAGTGCAGTCGATCCTGAAGGCCGAGCGCCTCAAGCGCGAGCGGCGGATCGGCCTCGTAGGCTTCGTTCGAAGTTTGCAAGCTCAGCTTCAAGGTTAGGCCGCGACAGGCGCGGGCCTTCCTTCGCCATCTGCTCCAGCATCGTCGTGATGACGTCGACGTCGACCGCATCCTGGTCGCGAGCCGCCGCGCGATCGCGATCCTCGCCGCTCTCGTTGGCGAGCTTGGGCGCGGCAGCCTCGATCTGGAATTTTCGGTCGAACATCCTGATCGCGACCTCGTCGCGTTTGGTCTCGGCGGGCTCGGCAGCCAGTACTGCTTCACGCCGTTTGCGCGCGTCGATCAGCTCGATCTCGCGGCCGATCGCGGCAAGCTTGGTCACTTGCTTTGCCGGTTGCGGACGTGCGGCATCGAAGTCGACGGGCTGCGGCGGCTGCGCGTCGGCCGCCATCGCACCGAGCCATGGCGCCCGGTTTGCTTCCTGGTCGTGCGCCTCCCAATCGTCCCAATAGCCGTGGCGATCGGCGGACTGGACGCGGACGCGCGCGCCGGCGAAGCGGTAGATGAGGCTGGCGAGCACGCCAGCGAGTGCCAGCGCGCCACCGATCACGAGCAGCAGCATCGGGAGCGAGCCGTGCGGCCTGTCGGCACTGCCGTCCGCCGCAGCGAGGGCGACCGGAGCAGGGGATTTTGCGGGCTTTGCGCCTGGCTGGGCGGCTGCCGCGACCACGGCAGGGGCCGGCTGCGGCGAGGGGGCCGCTTCCGCCGGCTGCGGTGCAGGCGAAGTGGCCGCGGCGGTGGCGTCGGGCCAGGGCGTGGCGACGGCAGGCTGCTGCGCGGTCTCGTTGATGGGGGCGGGCGTCTGTTGTTGCGCGAGCGGCGGCGCACTCGCTGCCGCCGGCGCCGCTCCGCTACGCGGCGCGACGAGTTCGGCGCGCGCGTTCTTCACGGATTGTGGTGAGGCTGAATCCGTTTCTTGTGCGGCTTGCGCGTCGGGCGTTGCCTGCGCGGTCTGTGCGGCTTTGCTGCCTGCGGCGCGCAGATACCAGCACTTCTGCTTGGTCGAGCGCTCGAGGCGATAGTACCAGTGCTGCCCCTGCGGCGCGACGCCCTTCGGCGAGGCAAGGCAGTCGGCGGCCGCGTTGGCGGTGCTCGATGTGGCCGGCGCGGTTGGCGCGTTCTGCGACACGGCGGCCAGGGGCGCGCCGGCGATGATGCTGCCGACGAGCACGGATACGAATTTTGCGGTGCGGTTGCCCATCCTGGTCTCCCGGTTACGCATGACGCAACTGTTTACCGGCCCTTTGTCATCAAAGACTTGGGTGGCAATGAGCCGCAAATCCGGAGAGGATGTGGCTTGAATCGGGCCTGCGCGGCGTTCGTTCCGCCGCGATATCAGGCGTTTTTCTGGCGCTATTGCTTGGCCGAGGTCCAGGTTCCGCCGCAGCCGTCGGAGCGGCGCCACGTTCCGGAACCGCTGCGGCCCGAGAGCCGGCCTGTGCTGGTGAAGGTCACGCCTTGGCCCTGGCCGAACGTGCTGACCGAACCGCTCGAGCTGACGGTTCCGCGAACGCCTTCGCCGATTATCTTGCCCGAGGTCACGACGACCGCGCCGCTCGTGCTGCCGCCGCAGCCTACGCTCACGACGGCCCAGG
This genomic stretch from Bradyrhizobium daqingense harbors:
- a CDS encoding PaaI family thioesterase, encoding MRAEADPEFAPIAERIHANVGLQGFMNLVGAELSELARGTCTLVVERRPELLQQHGFFHGGVTAFLVDNATTIAAATSRGQPALTAEYKLNLLSPAVGEKLICRAKVIKPGRQVAVVAADVFCVSDGVEKHTATALASIAILSEDVKTKSPAA
- the rplI gene encoding 50S ribosomal protein L9, with amino-acid sequence MEVILLERVNKLGQMGEVVKVRDGYARNFLLKRGKALRATADNRAKYDGMKADLEARNLASKAEASKVAEKIEGKNIIVIRQASEAGQLFGSVNVRDIVIAFEADGVSLARPQIQLDAPIKTIGKHSITVAVHPEVEVEITVTVARSQDEAERINRGEDISTRNEDRDAAAEAIAAAGEFFDPEAQHDDVAPAPAEEEK
- a CDS encoding DUF2232 domain-containing protein, with translation MMAFVLIALIAGAASALMFASIISGALISLVLFYLAPLPLMVASIGWGPLCASLGGIAAAIGLGALFGLPYCIAFAVTVALPAWWLGHLVLLGRQVGSLAPDITAPQAEPVIEWYPVGRILLWIAGFAALTTMAALLTLGTDAETITGSLRRGLMRLLRATDPQTSSEAGRFVDVLVRIAPATATLIAMLTLTLNLWLSAKVTATSGRLRRPWPDIRTAELPPMTLVALCIALAFSFTSGLLAIAAQIVAAALMMGYAMTGFAVLHTLTLALKSRTFWLGSFYVVVVVFGWPLIAVVILGLADAVFGFRERFLRSRQPPPLPTP
- the rpsR gene encoding 30S ribosomal protein S18, with translation MAEAGARRPFFRRRKSCPFTGANAPKIDYKDSKLLMRYVSERGKIVPSRITAVSAKKQRELARAIKRARFLGLLPYVIR
- the rpsF gene encoding 30S ribosomal protein S6, yielding MPLYEHVFLARQDASPQQVEELTAQMTGIVEGLGGKITKTENWGVRSLTYRMNKNRKAHFVLLNIEAPSTAIAEIERQERISEDVIRYLSVRVEELEEGPSAMMRKADRDRERDDRGGGFRGEREGGFRGDREGGFRGDRGPRRPRDEAETTDGE
- a CDS encoding TetR/AcrR family transcriptional regulator C-terminal domain-containing protein, encoding MADNSAPVPFEAGAGDPKHAARATRSAGRKMRSLLLDAASPLFRERGLSGASITDIAAAANAFPSQITYYFRTKEALFVECACRELLYLARATEQAALTARTPREYTHALAETVTVGDSVAFFAEALTLTRRRQDLAPLVERTIERLHSEGARAYASQVERHGWRSLRAPDESSRRFWAVAIGVILEGYAMGRSPEELCAEMLRVLGEQAKSTGEAARLRLVEEHGTSTTSDGEG
- a CDS encoding fatty acid desaturase family protein, whose product is MTALRMRARDFLTDDQLADVRQRVTWKGIALIAHAWALIAGAIALVAWWPNPITYIVAVAIIGSRQLGLAILMHDGAHGCLSADEKTNLTLSQWFCAYPLFAETRSYRRYHLQHHARTQQEDDPDLVLSAPFPITGLSYRRKFIRDITGQTGYQQRKAQLLNALGPKDWPWRQRAAHFWEKLGPQCVVNAIMFAALAAAGVWWAYPLLWLVPLLTWMMVITRVRNIAEHAVVPDSNDPLRNTRTTHANFLERLFIAPYYVNYHLEHHLLFYVPCYNLPKVHRLLSASRHAGRMEVQPGYAAVLRLATAKPNQDDRPGPLVNSARRARAGAEIDANQTAGGF
- the fabD gene encoding ACP S-malonyltransferase; translated protein: MTAAFTFPGQGSQAVGMGKALADAFPVARAVFDEVDAALGEKLTATIWDGPAETLQLTENAQPALMAVSIATLRVLEAEADFSVGRDAAFVAGHSLGEYSALAAAGSLTISDTARLLRTRGLAMQKAVPVGAGAMAALLGLDYEAAMAVAGEAAQGQVCQAANDNGGGQVVVSGDKAAVDRAVEIAKGKGAKRAMLLPVSAPFHCKLMQPAADAMAEALAKVTIKPPAAPLVSNVLASAITDPDEIRRRLVEQVTGTVRWRESVAYMAGQGVTRFFEIGAGKVLTGLVKRIADGAVGVAVGGPNDIAAAKDALAAAKQG